The sequence CTGGACAACCCGGCCAGGAGGAGGGCGAGGAAGCGTTCCATCTCAGTACGCGCCTGTGAGACCGGAGATGACGCCGCCGAAGGTCTCCTCGCCGCCGTCCAGCTTAACGATCTTGTATTCGTGGATGTAGTTCTGGTCGGGGTCGGCGGACGCCTCGCCGCACACACCCTTGTACCCCTTGATCGCGCCCAGCCCCGCTCGGAGCTTGTCCGGATCGAGGCTGCCGGCGTTCTTGACACCCTCGGCGATGAGCTTCACCGCGTCGTAGTAGTAGCCGTTGATGGACGACCCGGGGTACGTGGCGGTGAACTTGTCGACGAAGGCCTTGGCGACCGGGTCGACGTTCTGTGTCACGGTCGGAGCGCACGCCATCAGGACGCTGGTGTTGGTGAGGTCCTGGCCGGAGACCAGGCGTCCTCGAACGATTGCTTCGGCCCCCTGGTCGAACACTATCGGAACCATGATCCCGTTGGCCCGCATCTGCTTCACCAGCAGGGCCAGCGGCTGCGGATAGCCCAGAGCCACCACTGCGTCCGCGCCGCGGGTCGCCAGTGCCGAGTTTGTGAGATCGGTGGCATCAGGAGCGTAGGAGACCACGTCGCGAACGGTGACCCCCTTCGCCTCAAGGTCCTTGACGACGAAGTCCTTCACGTGTGTGGAGGTGTCGTCCGTGGAATGGGTCACGACCACGTTCTTGGCCTTCAGCGTCTCCGCGGTCGCGCGGGAGATGGCCTCGGCCATCCGGTCCGTGCGGTGGTAGATACGGAAGGTCCACTCATTGCCCTTGGGCTGTCCGGGGTCGCTCTCGCGCTGGGCCGATGCGTTGATCAGCGGCACCTTCACCGCCGGGAGCAGATCGAGGAAGGCGTTGGTCTGCGCCGACACCGTTGGTCCGATGAGCGCGTTCGGCGTGTCCGCAAGGGCCTTCTGCGCCGCCGCCCTTCCCTGCTGCGGCGTGATTCCGCCGAGATCGTAGAACTTCAGCTCGACCTTGCGCCCGCTCGCCCCGCCGGCCGCGTTGATCTCGTCGACAGCCATCTGCAGGTTGTTCGTGACGCCCTTCTGGGCCAGAGGGCCGGTCTGGTTGACCAGCGCGGCGATCTTGATGGTGTCGCCGGTGGATGCCGCACGGCTACCGCCCCCGCACGCAGCCGTGGCGGCGACCAGTCCAGCGACCAGCGGAATCAGATGGAGTCTCATGAGATTTGCTCTCCCTCAGGACGGACGATGGTGATCCCCGGGTCAGTGGTGAAATCTCGTAGCGTCCGCGCGAAGTGCTCGCGCTGGAAGATGATGGGGCGCCGCGCCCTTGAAGTCCGCTGTCCAGGTAAGGCAGCCCCAGCCCGCGTGGACGTTCCAGTGGACCGTGGGGGCACACGCGCTAGCTAGCCGGTCTCAAGCAGCCCGGCTAGGACGTCGTCGTGGTAGTCGGCGTCTCCGAGATCGAACTCCCAGTGCTTGGCGCGACGGGTGAACAGCTGGACATCGGCCTCCAGCATGAAGGCCATCCCCGCATAGATCTCGTGGGCGCAGTGCACGATATGCTGCGCGGCCCGGCTCGCGTACGCCTTCGCCGCCGCCACCTCGGCCCGCCCGGGGTGACCCTGGTCGAGCGTCCATGCTGCCCGCCGTGACAACAGGGTCGTCAGATGGGAGTCGATGGCGATGTCGCTGCAGAGGTACTGGACGGCCTGGAAGCGGCCGATGGGCTGACCGAACTGCTCACGCTGCTTGGCATAGGTCACCGTCATGTCCAGCAGCGCCTCCCCCGCGCCCGCGATCTCGGCGCAGCGGAGCACGGTGGCCCGATCCAGTGCGGGACCGAGCAGATCGTGCCCACGTCCCACGGTGCCGACGATCGCATCCGGCCCGACCTCGACGCCGTCGAAGGTCACGGCGAACAGCGGATATCCGGCGATGTTCGGCAGCTGCTCCAGGACCGCAGCGGCCGGATCGACCAGGAATAGCGTGACACCGTCGGGTGTGCGAGCGGAGACCAGCAGATGTCGGGCCACGTGGGCGTACGGGACCAGCAGCTTCGTACCGGAAAGGCGGTAGCCGGCGCCCGACGGTGTCGCCGGCAACGTGATCGCGTGCGGCCCGAACTCGCCGGACTCCTCAACGAGTGCGGGAGCCAGGATCGCCTCTCCTGCGATCATCTCCGCCACCAGGTCACCACGAGAGGCGTCCGCGACCAGGATGTGTCCGCAGATCACCGCGGACGACAAATGAGGGCTGGGGATGAGCGCCCGGCCCATCTCGATGTACAGCACGGCCAGGTCGGTGATCCCCGCGCCGGCGCCGCCTGCCGACTCCGGGTAGCTCATGCCGAGCCAGTCCAGATTCGCCATCTCGCGCCACAGCTCGGGCAGGTACCCCAGCTCATGCACCTCCAACTGGCGCACGATGTCCAGCGGACACCGGGTCTCGAACAGCGCGCGGGCGACCTTCCCCAGCGCGATGTGACGCTCGTCAAGCGCGACGTCCATTCCACACTCCTATCGGGGGAGGCCGAGGCCCCTGGTTGCCAACACCATGCGCTTCACTTGCGAGGTTCCACCCGCGTGGTTGGCATACGAAGCCCGGTACCACGCCTCGGGGTCACCGTTGATCGGCGCCCACCGCGTACCCGTCGTCAACTGGCAGAGCGGCCCGACGATCTGGTTGATCAGCTGCGCGAACCGCGGCTGGTGCTCCTTGTGGACCACGATGCCGAGGGCTCCGGCGTAGGCGGGCTGTCGGTGATTGCGCGCATCGCCGAGCGCCTCGTAGGCGAGTAGCCGCTCGGTGTCGACCATCAGCGCCAGCTCTGCGAGCTTCGATCGCACGATGGGGTCCTTGAGCGCAGGCCGGCCACCGCGGGTCGCGGTCCGGCAGCGGTCCACCACCAGGTCCAGCATGCGCTGCAGCTCGCAGTACCGCGCTGAGATCGCGGCCGCCTGGTAGAAGGCGTTCATGATGTACGACCAGCCCTTGCCCACCTCTCCCAGGAGCATGTCGCCGGGGATCCGCACGTTGTCGAAGTACGTGTGGTTCTGCCGGCCACCGCCGAGGTTGTCCAGCCGTGAGAAGGAGACCCCAGGCGACTTCAAGTCCACGCAGAAGATGCTGATCGCCTGATGTCGCGGCGCGTCCGGGTCGGTGCGTGCGGCCAGATACATCACATCGGCACGGTGGCCCCAGGTGGTGTAGGTCTTCTGGCCGTTGACCACCCAATCACTTCCCCTGTGGACCGCCCGCGTGGTGAGCGAGGCGAGGTCCGATCCCGCCCCGGGCTCGGACAGTCCCTCTGCCCAGAACCTGTCGAAACGCGCGATCTCAGGAAGGAACCTCTTCTTCTGCTCCTCCGTACCGCCGACGAGCAGCGTGCCCGCGGCCAGGCCGTACCCGATCATGTTGACCATCGGGGCGTCGCGCAACGCGAACTCCTCGGCCATGATCAGCCGTTCGGTGAGTGATCTGCCGAGCCCGCCGTACTCCTTCGGCCAGGTGAGCCCGATCCAGCCCTTCTCCCCGACCTTCCTGGTGAACTGCAGGGCGAACTCCCACAGCTCCTCATCCTCGGTGAACTCGTGATTGAAGCCCTTGTCCGGAGGCAGTTCTTTATCTAAGAAGTCTCTGACCTCCTCGCGCCACGCTTCCTCGGCGGAGGTGAAGGTGAAGTCCATTTGGCTCCTTAGAGAATGGTGGCCTTCTTCCCATCCATGGACTGGCCCCCAGGGAAGTGACGGATCATGCTGTCCTCGCTGAACGACGCGATGAGTCGGCCGTCCCGCGTGAACGCCTGCCCGCGGCCGTACGAGCAGCCGTTCCCCGCGTAAGGACTCTCCTGCACGAGCAGGATCCACTCGCCTGCGCGGAACTCCTCATGGAAGGTGATGCCGTGGCCGAGGATCCCCGTGGAGAACCGGTCGTGGGCCGCGGCCTGTCCGAAACCGCGATGCAGCCGCATGGCCGTACCGATGAGGAAGCTCGCACTGGCGTGCGCGAGAATGCCCTGCCCGATCGCCAGGTCGTCGGGCGCACCAGGCAGCCGGGTCCAGACCGACAGCTCAGCGGGACCGACCGTGTCGGGATCCATGATGTCGGCGCCTCCGGCGATGCGGATGTCGCGTCCGCTGAAGGGGTCGATCACGGATTCCAGGGTCTCGGGGGGATCCACGCGGGGCATCGCCACACTGTGCCGGATGAGATCGCGGTCATGCGCGGCGAGCAGCACCAGCGCGCGAGCGCAAAGGCGATCACCCTGGCGGACCGTCGTCGTGGCGCTCGACACGGACCGCCCCGAGTGCAGGAGATCTACTTCGAATTCGAGAGGCTTGCTCTTGACGGCCGTCCTGGCGAACAGCGCGTGGACGGACCTCACGACCTTGCCGCCCCCGGCCTTGGCGGCGGCGATCGCGAGTTGTGCGATGAGCTGCCCGCCGAAGACCACATCCCGTTCCGGGCTGTCGACGCTGTCCCCGCGGTAGCGGTTCTCCGCGACCTCCTTGAGGTCGAGCGCGCTCACCAGGTCGGCGGCGACAGCCATCATCCGGCCAAAATGGACTTGAGGTTGTCCCGCATGATGGCGCGGGCGTCCCCTTCACTGAAGGCCGTGAGGCCCTTGATGAAGTCCGTCGGCTCCGACAACCCCTCGGCGTGCGGGTAGTCCGAGCCGGCCAGGAGCCGTTCCACCGGCACGTACTCGGTCAGGCTGGTGAGATCCTCCTCCCAGAAGGGGCTGATCCAGACGCACCGCTCGAACGCCGTCACCGGGTCCTCGGGGAAGGAGCCCGGGTAACGCTGGTAGTAGAGCTTGAACAGGTTGACCAGCCAGGCCACCCAGTCGGAGCCGTTCTCCACCGACACCAACCGCAGGCTCGGATGCCGGGTGATCGCACCGTGACACACCATCGCGGCGAAGAAGTCCATGATCGGCCGGCCATGGTGATAGATATGCTCGAACGCGGTCGTGCGGAACGGTTTGAACTCGTACCGGCCGGTGTAGTCGCCGGAGTAGCGGTAGTACCCGCTCTCGCCGGCGTGCACGCAGACCAGAATGCCCGACTCCGCGGCCCGCGCCCAGAACGCATCGAAGATGGGGTCGCCCGGTGAGCGGTAACCCTTCGCTGTCGGGACAGGAGCCGACCGCAGGTCGATGGCTCGTGCGCCGCGCTCAAGCACCCAATCCAGCATCCTGACGGCTTCGTCCGGGTCGGCCAGCGAGATCACCGGGGTCGCGTGCATCCTGCCGCGGTAGGCGAAGCCCCACTCCTCCTCCAGCCACCGGTTGAAGGCCCAGAGCAGGTCGAAGGTCAGCTTCACGTCGTCGCGGGTCCACTCCTCCAGGCCCGACACGGCGGTCGGGAAGAGGATGCACGCCTCGATTCCCTGCTGGTCGAGCCGTTCGATTCTCTTGTCGCGGTTCTGGTACTCCGGCCGCAGCGAGAGCGGCTCCACGACCTTGAAGCCGTCCATGTGTACCTGGGCCTTGGATTTCTCCCCGGAGAACATGTCGGTCAGGGATCCCGCGAGCGAGATCGGGTCGAAGGTCGGGTTGGGGATGTAGTCCCACAGCTTCCCGTTCACGATGATGTGCTCGTGGCCACGCTCGTCGGTCACCCAGAACAGATCACGCTTGCGGTGATCCGGCAGATGCCGGGTGAACGCGTCCCTGGACTCGTACAAGTGGTTGTCGGCATCCCACATGCCGTACCCGAGCTGCTGCATCTACGGCCACCTCCTTGGCACAAGGGTCAGAGTGGACCACCAGACGTCGACGGACGCGGTATCCAGCTCCGTTCAACGCCGTCATGGTAGGCACGCCTTCAACGGCTTGTCTACCAGTCGATCGTTTGATTATGACCTTCAATAACTACCAGCCGACCGGTTGATAGAACCTTGCCTTTCCCCTGTCCCCGGCCTAGTGTCGGCATCGATGAGGCATAGAACGCCGAAGCGATGCGCCAGGCTGTCTAGCCCCATGAAGACCACGCGAGAGGCTGGTGTGATCATGACAAGCCCGCAGACACTGAACCTCGATTGGCTGATCTCCGTTGACGATCACGTCATCGAACCGGGGCACGTGTGGACGGACAGAGTTCCCGCCAAGTACAAGGACGTCGCGCCTCGGCTCATCAAAGACAACGAGGGTGAGGCGTGGGTCTACGAAAACCGCCGGGTACCGTCAACCGGTCTCGCGGCGTCGGCGGGACGCAGGAAGGAAGAGTTCACCCCCAACCCGATTCCCTACTCGGAGATGCGGGCCGGCTGCTATGACTCCGTCGCCCGTCTCGAAGACATGAACCGATCCGGCATCCTCGCCTCGATGTGCTTCCCCTCTGTCCCGCGCTTCTGCGGACAGCTGTTCTGGGAGGCACAGGACAAGGAACTCGCTCTCCTCTGCGTCCAGGCGTACAACGACTTCATGATCGACGAGTGGTGCGGCTCGGCTCCCGGCCGTTACATCCCCCTCGTCATCGTCCCATTGTGGGACCCGCGAGCGGCCGCCAAGGAGGTGGAGCGGACCGCCGCCAAAGGTGCCCGTGCCGTGGCCTTTTCGGAGAACCCCGCCCCGCTCGGCCTGCCGACGATCCACGACCCCCAGCGATACTGGGATCCGCTGTTCGCCGCAGCGCAGGAGGCGGAGCTCGTCGTCTGTATGCATGTCGGTTCGTCCTCGACGATGCCGAAGATCAGCCCGATCTCGCCCTTCATGGCCAACATGGCCTGGGGAGCGACACGAACGTCGGGCGCCATGCTGGAGTGGCTGTTCAGCGGCGTGTTCAGTCGCTTCCCGGGCCTCAAGATCGCCCTCTCCGAGGGAAGCATCGGCTGGATCCCGTACTTCCTGGAGCGCGCCGAGCAGGTCATCGAGAACCAGCGCGGCTGGGTCCTGCGCGGCGAGTCGTTCGGCGGGTCCCTGGAGGGCGCGCATGAGTCCGGGTCTCTGGACCTGGCGACCTTCGATATTCGCCAGACCTACCTCGACCACGTCTTCGGCTGCTTCATCGATGACATCCACGGACTCAGGAACCTGGACGTGATCGGCGAGGACAACGTCATGATCGAGACGGACTACCCGCACTCCGACTCAACCTGGCCCGATTGCATGAAGCTGGCCCGCGAGCGACTCGCCGGCCTCGCTCCTGAGGTCCAGTACAAGATCCTGCGCGGTAACGCCGAGCGCGTATTCCGCTTCACTCCCGCGGCCCCTCCGTCGGTGACCCGGTAGGTGACCCGGCCGTGGACATGATCGCCCTCGGTACCTTGCTCGTGCGTGTCATCGCCGGCCTGACACTCGCGGCCCACGGCTACTACAAGTTCTTCCGCGGCGGCCGGATCGCCGGGACGGCGCGCTGGTTCGAGGGCCTCGGCATGCGACCGGGCCGACTGCACGCGGTGTCCGCAGCCGGCGCCGAGATCGGCGCGGGCCTGCTGCTTGCGGTGGGCCTGCTCACACCGCTGGCCGCAGCCGGCTTCGTCGGACTCATGCTGGTCGCGGCATGGACGGTTCATCGCGCCAACGGCTTCTTCAGCGCGAACAACGGCTGGGAATACAACCTGATCCTCGCGGCGACCGCAGTGGGCATAGCGACCATCGGGCCCGGGCAGTGGTCGCTCGACCACGCGATAGGGCTGCGGCTGGGCGGCGGGTGGGGGCTGCTCATATCGGTCGCCGGAGGGCTCGCCGGCGGCAGCGCCATGCTCGCCGGGTTCTATCGCCCGCCGGTGCCCCACGAAGCCACCGAGGCGCCCCGCTGAAAACGACACCCTGGTCCGTGATCTCGCAGACCATGCGAGATCACGGACCAGTCACCGTCAGGTCGTGTTGCGCAGCCACCTGGCCCGCGTGGCCGGGCGCCTCCGGCACCAGCACACGACCGGGCGACGACTTCGGTGCGAGCAGTCGATCAACACTCATAATGACTGCGGCTTCCACTGCTCCCCCACCCGGTCCGTGGAGTCCGCAATGCCGGGAGCGTTCTGGCCGACCCCCGGTGTACGCGCTGGAGCTCACTGACGGGATTGCCCTCATCGACGCGGGGTGGGACACCGACGAGGCATGGAACGCGCTTCTCCACGGCCTCGATCAGG is a genomic window of Streptosporangium album containing:
- a CDS encoding ABC transporter substrate-binding protein, with the protein product MRLHLIPLVAGLVAATAACGGGSRAASTGDTIKIAALVNQTGPLAQKGVTNNLQMAVDEINAAGGASGRKVELKFYDLGGITPQQGRAAAQKALADTPNALIGPTVSAQTNAFLDLLPAVKVPLINASAQRESDPGQPKGNEWTFRIYHRTDRMAEAISRATAETLKAKNVVVTHSTDDTSTHVKDFVVKDLEAKGVTVRDVVSYAPDATDLTNSALATRGADAVVALGYPQPLALLVKQMRANGIMVPIVFDQGAEAIVRGRLVSGQDLTNTSVLMACAPTVTQNVDPVAKAFVDKFTATYPGSSINGYYYDAVKLIAEGVKNAGSLDPDKLRAGLGAIKGYKGVCGEASADPDQNYIHEYKIVKLDGGEETFGGVISGLTGAY
- a CDS encoding acyl-CoA dehydrogenase family protein, yielding MDVALDERHIALGKVARALFETRCPLDIVRQLEVHELGYLPELWREMANLDWLGMSYPESAGGAGAGITDLAVLYIEMGRALIPSPHLSSAVICGHILVADASRGDLVAEMIAGEAILAPALVEESGEFGPHAITLPATPSGAGYRLSGTKLLVPYAHVARHLLVSARTPDGVTLFLVDPAAAVLEQLPNIAGYPLFAVTFDGVEVGPDAIVGTVGRGHDLLGPALDRATVLRCAEIAGAGEALLDMTVTYAKQREQFGQPIGRFQAVQYLCSDIAIDSHLTTLLSRRAAWTLDQGHPGRAEVAAAKAYASRAAQHIVHCAHEIYAGMAFMLEADVQLFTRRAKHWEFDLGDADYHDDVLAGLLETG
- a CDS encoding acyl-CoA dehydrogenase family protein, which translates into the protein MDFTFTSAEEAWREEVRDFLDKELPPDKGFNHEFTEDEELWEFALQFTRKVGEKGWIGLTWPKEYGGLGRSLTERLIMAEEFALRDAPMVNMIGYGLAAGTLLVGGTEEQKKRFLPEIARFDRFWAEGLSEPGAGSDLASLTTRAVHRGSDWVVNGQKTYTTWGHRADVMYLAARTDPDAPRHQAISIFCVDLKSPGVSFSRLDNLGGGRQNHTYFDNVRIPGDMLLGEVGKGWSYIMNAFYQAAAISARYCELQRMLDLVVDRCRTATRGGRPALKDPIVRSKLAELALMVDTERLLAYEALGDARNHRQPAYAGALGIVVHKEHQPRFAQLINQIVGPLCQLTTGTRWAPINGDPEAWYRASYANHAGGTSQVKRMVLATRGLGLPR
- a CDS encoding acyl-CoA thioesterase; protein product: MMAVAADLVSALDLKEVAENRYRGDSVDSPERDVVFGGQLIAQLAIAAAKAGGGKVVRSVHALFARTAVKSKPLEFEVDLLHSGRSVSSATTTVRQGDRLCARALVLLAAHDRDLIRHSVAMPRVDPPETLESVIDPFSGRDIRIAGGADIMDPDTVGPAELSVWTRLPGAPDDLAIGQGILAHASASFLIGTAMRLHRGFGQAAAHDRFSTGILGHGITFHEEFRAGEWILLVQESPYAGNGCSYGRGQAFTRDGRLIASFSEDSMIRHFPGGQSMDGKKATIL
- a CDS encoding amidohydrolase family protein is translated as MQQLGYGMWDADNHLYESRDAFTRHLPDHRKRDLFWVTDERGHEHIIVNGKLWDYIPNPTFDPISLAGSLTDMFSGEKSKAQVHMDGFKVVEPLSLRPEYQNRDKRIERLDQQGIEACILFPTAVSGLEEWTRDDVKLTFDLLWAFNRWLEEEWGFAYRGRMHATPVISLADPDEAVRMLDWVLERGARAIDLRSAPVPTAKGYRSPGDPIFDAFWARAAESGILVCVHAGESGYYRYSGDYTGRYEFKPFRTTAFEHIYHHGRPIMDFFAAMVCHGAITRHPSLRLVSVENGSDWVAWLVNLFKLYYQRYPGSFPEDPVTAFERCVWISPFWEEDLTSLTEYVPVERLLAGSDYPHAEGLSEPTDFIKGLTAFSEGDARAIMRDNLKSILAG
- a CDS encoding amidohydrolase family protein, with amino-acid sequence MTSPQTLNLDWLISVDDHVIEPGHVWTDRVPAKYKDVAPRLIKDNEGEAWVYENRRVPSTGLAASAGRRKEEFTPNPIPYSEMRAGCYDSVARLEDMNRSGILASMCFPSVPRFCGQLFWEAQDKELALLCVQAYNDFMIDEWCGSAPGRYIPLVIVPLWDPRAAAKEVERTAAKGARAVAFSENPAPLGLPTIHDPQRYWDPLFAAAQEAELVVCMHVGSSSTMPKISPISPFMANMAWGATRTSGAMLEWLFSGVFSRFPGLKIALSEGSIGWIPYFLERAEQVIENQRGWVLRGESFGGSLEGAHESGSLDLATFDIRQTYLDHVFGCFIDDIHGLRNLDVIGEDNVMIETDYPHSDSTWPDCMKLARERLAGLAPEVQYKILRGNAERVFRFTPAAPPSVTR
- a CDS encoding DoxX family protein; its protein translation is MIALGTLLVRVIAGLTLAAHGYYKFFRGGRIAGTARWFEGLGMRPGRLHAVSAAGAEIGAGLLLAVGLLTPLAAAGFVGLMLVAAWTVHRANGFFSANNGWEYNLILAATAVGIATIGPGQWSLDHAIGLRLGGGWGLLISVAGGLAGGSAMLAGFYRPPVPHEATEAPR